In the genome of Limnobaculum zhutongyuii, one region contains:
- a CDS encoding tripartite tricarboxylate transporter substrate binding protein, protein MKKNLLPLLALMLPFGMVQAEQTLTYPTKNIEVVIPKNPGGGTDTSARTVIEFARDRMPKGTMFVPVNKPAGNGLTGLIEVAKAKPDGYKLVMTTVELAMFPHQGKSPVTYKDFTPLVTTIADPVAVVVNAKSPYNTLQEFIDAAKANPGKLKVGNSGMGAIYHLAAVNMEKTMDVKFNHIPYNEGTGPSIAALVGGHIDSVLTTPGSVKSQVDAGILKVLGVMDEKRFELFPDVPTFKEALGLDVNVKMRAWAVLATTAKVPDNVKQELVNTFTEVVKTPAYQEALKKQGIMPVVIAGDDAYNMMKEDDEMYKTLIDETMKK, encoded by the coding sequence ATGAAAAAAAATCTGCTTCCTCTGCTCGCGCTAATGCTGCCCTTCGGGATGGTTCAGGCGGAGCAAACGCTCACTTACCCTACCAAAAACATTGAAGTAGTTATTCCTAAAAATCCTGGTGGCGGTACTGATACTTCAGCCCGTACCGTGATTGAGTTTGCCCGCGATCGTATGCCTAAAGGAACCATGTTTGTTCCAGTGAATAAGCCTGCTGGTAACGGCCTGACCGGGCTGATTGAAGTGGCAAAAGCTAAGCCAGATGGCTATAAGCTGGTGATGACCACCGTTGAACTGGCGATGTTCCCACATCAGGGCAAATCGCCAGTGACTTACAAAGATTTTACGCCGTTGGTGACAACTATTGCCGATCCGGTTGCGGTGGTGGTCAATGCCAAATCGCCTTATAACACGCTGCAAGAGTTTATTGATGCAGCAAAAGCTAATCCGGGGAAGTTAAAAGTGGGTAACTCTGGTATGGGGGCAATTTACCATTTGGCTGCGGTAAATATGGAAAAAACCATGGATGTGAAGTTTAACCATATTCCTTATAACGAAGGTACCGGACCTTCTATTGCTGCGTTAGTGGGTGGTCACATTGATTCAGTATTAACCACGCCGGGCTCGGTAAAATCTCAGGTTGATGCCGGTATTCTGAAAGTGCTGGGTGTGATGGACGAAAAACGTTTTGAACTGTTCCCGGATGTACCGACTTTTAAAGAGGCGTTAGGTCTGGATGTTAACGTCAAAATGCGCGCCTGGGCGGTACTGGCAACGACCGCTAAAGTACCGGATAACGTGAAACAAGAGCTGGTAAATACCTTTACTGAAGTGGTGAAAACACCAGCCTATCAGGAAGCATTGAAGAAGCAAGGCATTATGCCAGTAGTGATTGCCGGTGATGATGCTTACAACATGATGAAAGAAGATGATGAGATGTATAAAACGCTGATCGACGAAACCATGAAAAAATAA